One region of Termitidicoccus mucosus genomic DNA includes:
- a CDS encoding beta-mannosidase, with product MTTQLLTGDSWSFRERSPGAQWHPAVTPGCVHTDLLRNKLIPDPFWGRNELDLQWIEERDWEYRLRFEADEALLLEEAVELAADGVDTFATFFLNGREIGRADNMFAAWRWDVKARLRPGPNELRIVFGSAMKYIRANNHRFAVPWEFNDPVGGCVLARKQQSQFGWDWGPRFVTCGVWREIRLEGWSGNRFAHVEISQHHRAPRKGGGGAGGRAVALRLRPEMRRPARRLAYEAVVTLRGSEVAAAGPSALKAGAFEITVPDAELWWPSGLGAQPLHEVTVRALDRDGRVVDAWTRRVGLRTLELVREPDEWGESFKFVVNGTPVFIKGANWIPADSFVAGLDRGRYARDVRAAAAANFNCLRVWGGGIYESEDFYDLCDELGLLVWQDFMFACTLYPSDRAFLKSVEAEARHQVRRLHHRACLALWCGNNELVMTNGPRLRGKLKRGYEELFHKLLPEAVRAHGAGTAYWPTSPWRGDWRHGTGREAGEQRGDTHYWDVWHARHPARDYEKWKFRFVSEFGMQSFCTPKTQATYCPPDDANVFGPSNENHQKNRAGNQIILDYVSRRYRFPKNQAALGYLSQLNQAYAMQIAVEHYRRLMPRCMGALYWQLNDCWPVASWSSIEYTGEWKALHHAARRFYASAAVSAHIIGDEATITGNYRRSTVERVDLYTVYDGPGKKDATLAWEIFHIDGRVLAGGRRKVTLRNGESQRRRSLDPRKLMAAHGRDNLVLRIALEVGGACVGEDSVFLVPPRFIALRRGETRVTVKRGADARHFALTFVSREFQHRFHFDLDGFAHASSDNYFELFPGRAKTVEVTLDRPATAAGVRAALRFGSLVDSYE from the coding sequence ATGACAACACAACTGCTGACAGGTGACTCGTGGAGTTTCCGGGAGCGCTCGCCGGGGGCGCAGTGGCATCCGGCGGTGACACCGGGCTGCGTGCACACGGACTTGCTCCGCAACAAGCTCATCCCCGATCCGTTCTGGGGACGCAACGAACTCGACCTCCAGTGGATCGAGGAGCGCGACTGGGAATACCGGCTGCGTTTCGAGGCGGACGAGGCGTTGTTGCTCGAGGAAGCGGTCGAGCTGGCGGCGGATGGCGTGGACACGTTTGCGACCTTTTTTCTCAACGGCCGCGAGATCGGCCGCGCGGACAACATGTTCGCCGCATGGCGCTGGGACGTGAAGGCGCGCCTGCGTCCGGGGCCGAACGAGCTGCGCATCGTGTTCGGCAGCGCGATGAAATACATCCGCGCCAACAATCATCGTTTCGCGGTGCCGTGGGAGTTCAATGATCCGGTGGGCGGCTGCGTGCTGGCGCGCAAGCAGCAGAGCCAGTTTGGCTGGGACTGGGGGCCGCGTTTCGTGACGTGCGGGGTGTGGCGCGAAATCCGGCTTGAGGGCTGGTCGGGCAACCGCTTCGCGCACGTGGAAATTTCCCAGCATCATCGCGCGCCGCGCAAGGGCGGCGGAGGGGCGGGAGGGCGCGCGGTCGCGTTGCGGCTGCGTCCGGAGATGCGGCGCCCGGCGCGCAGGCTGGCTTACGAGGCGGTCGTCACGCTGCGCGGAAGCGAGGTGGCGGCGGCGGGACCGTCCGCGCTCAAGGCCGGCGCGTTCGAAATCACGGTGCCGGACGCCGAACTCTGGTGGCCGTCCGGGCTGGGCGCGCAGCCATTGCACGAGGTCACGGTGCGCGCGCTCGACCGCGACGGGCGCGTGGTGGACGCGTGGACGCGCCGCGTCGGATTGCGCACGCTGGAATTGGTGCGCGAGCCCGACGAATGGGGCGAGTCGTTCAAGTTTGTCGTGAACGGCACGCCGGTGTTCATCAAGGGCGCGAACTGGATTCCGGCGGACAGTTTTGTGGCGGGGCTGGATCGCGGGCGTTACGCGCGCGACGTGCGCGCGGCGGCGGCGGCGAATTTCAACTGCCTGCGCGTGTGGGGCGGGGGCATTTATGAGAGCGAGGATTTTTATGATTTGTGCGACGAACTCGGCCTGCTCGTATGGCAGGATTTCATGTTCGCCTGCACGCTGTATCCCTCCGACCGCGCGTTTTTGAAAAGCGTGGAGGCCGAGGCGCGCCACCAGGTGCGGCGGCTGCATCACCGCGCGTGTCTCGCGCTCTGGTGCGGCAACAACGAGCTCGTGATGACCAACGGCCCGCGGCTGCGCGGAAAACTCAAGCGCGGCTACGAGGAGTTGTTTCACAAGCTGCTGCCGGAGGCCGTGCGCGCGCACGGCGCGGGGACGGCCTACTGGCCGACGTCGCCCTGGCGCGGCGACTGGAGGCACGGCACGGGCCGCGAGGCGGGCGAGCAGCGCGGCGACACGCACTATTGGGACGTGTGGCACGCGCGGCATCCGGCGCGCGATTACGAGAAATGGAAATTCCGCTTCGTCTCGGAATTTGGCATGCAGAGTTTTTGCACGCCGAAAACACAGGCGACCTACTGCCCGCCGGACGACGCGAACGTGTTCGGCCCGAGCAACGAAAATCACCAGAAAAACCGGGCCGGCAACCAGATCATTCTCGATTATGTGTCGCGCCGCTATCGTTTCCCGAAGAACCAGGCGGCGCTGGGCTACCTGTCGCAGTTGAACCAGGCATATGCCATGCAGATCGCGGTGGAGCACTACCGGCGGCTGATGCCGCGCTGCATGGGCGCCCTTTACTGGCAGTTGAACGACTGCTGGCCGGTCGCGTCGTGGAGTTCCATCGAATACACCGGCGAATGGAAGGCGCTGCACCACGCGGCGCGGCGTTTCTACGCAAGCGCGGCGGTGAGCGCGCACATCATCGGCGACGAGGCCACCATCACCGGCAACTACCGCCGTTCCACGGTGGAGCGCGTCGATTTATACACCGTCTATGACGGCCCCGGAAAAAAGGACGCTACGCTGGCCTGGGAGATTTTTCACATCGATGGGCGCGTGCTCGCGGGCGGACGCCGGAAAGTCACGCTGCGCAACGGCGAGTCGCAGCGGCGGCGGAGCCTTGACCCGCGCAAACTCATGGCCGCGCACGGACGGGACAACCTCGTGCTGCGCATCGCGCTCGAGGTCGGCGGCGCGTGCGTGGGCGAGGACAGCGTGTTCCTCGTGCCGCCGCGCTTCATCGCGCTGCGCCGTGGCGAAACCCGCGTGACGGTGAAACGCGGCGCGGACGCGCGCCATTTCGCGCTCACGTTTGTGTCGCGCGAATTCCAGCACCGTTTTCATTTTGACCTCGACGGGTTCGCGCACGCCTCGTCGGACAATTATTTCGAACTGTTCCCCGGACGCGCGAAGACCGTGGAAGTCACGCTTGACCGTCCGGCGACCGCGGCCGGGGTGCGCGCCGCCCTGCGGTTCGGCTCGCTGGTGGACAGCTACGAGTGA
- a CDS encoding MFS transporter, which translates to MKSPSLESGGPNAAAPGLSSPEMMAYYGNRGLMWRNFSMILLLNLGWAVSFTVINPLIQLRLNNAGVSEAGIGNIGAVNHWVYCYAVMFFAWKSDHTVTRFGRRIPYLFLSAPFIVFAIVMFPFCELKWVLIGLALLQMFFMDIKAATIPLLNIDCMPRKLLARMDAPSKMAMAALSFLALRHGMKLSDQSETLPFLLAGAILVATTLIGGFAIKEPPVRNPSTEGFRPFSAMKIAWRDKRAVVLMISVSLFETFQIAFVTWVWLYAQNALGMTRAQTGLCVSWGILFSMCAAFPLGWLIDRVSPYRLLPVFCLICAGAAYCVLHARTPLFLTLAACLSYTLNVFYGASDIMVYRNAAPAEIGSVTSTNSFLRGAYRGVMALLMGHLISRSGGCYDYVFILAAALTVAGLVPLFIYRRLMAQPPRKES; encoded by the coding sequence ATGAAATCTCCCTCTCTTGAATCCGGCGGCCCGAATGCCGCCGCCCCGGGGTTGAGCAGTCCGGAGATGATGGCCTACTACGGCAACCGGGGGCTGATGTGGCGAAATTTTTCCATGATTCTGCTGCTCAATCTCGGCTGGGCGGTGAGTTTCACGGTGATAAACCCCCTCATACAACTGCGCCTCAACAACGCGGGCGTGAGCGAGGCGGGCATCGGCAATATCGGGGCGGTGAACCACTGGGTGTATTGTTACGCGGTGATGTTTTTCGCATGGAAAAGCGACCACACCGTCACGCGGTTCGGGCGGCGGATCCCGTATCTGTTTCTTTCCGCGCCCTTCATCGTGTTTGCCATCGTGATGTTCCCCTTCTGCGAGTTGAAATGGGTGCTCATCGGCCTCGCGCTGCTGCAGATGTTTTTCATGGATATAAAGGCGGCGACCATCCCGTTGCTCAATATAGACTGCATGCCGCGAAAACTCCTTGCGCGCATGGACGCCCCCTCGAAGATGGCGATGGCGGCGCTGAGTTTTCTCGCGCTGCGCCACGGCATGAAGCTCTCCGACCAGTCCGAGACGCTGCCCTTCCTGCTCGCCGGCGCGATCCTCGTGGCGACCACGCTCATCGGCGGATTTGCCATAAAAGAACCGCCCGTGCGCAACCCTTCGACCGAGGGCTTCCGCCCGTTTTCCGCCATGAAAATCGCGTGGCGCGACAAGCGCGCGGTGGTGTTGATGATTTCGGTGTCGCTGTTCGAGACCTTCCAGATTGCGTTTGTCACATGGGTCTGGCTCTACGCGCAGAACGCGCTCGGCATGACGCGGGCGCAGACGGGCCTGTGCGTCTCGTGGGGCATCTTGTTCTCGATGTGCGCGGCCTTTCCGCTGGGCTGGCTGATTGACAGGGTGAGTCCCTACAGGCTGCTCCCGGTGTTCTGCCTGATTTGCGCGGGCGCGGCGTATTGCGTGCTGCACGCGCGCACGCCGCTGTTTCTCACCCTCGCCGCGTGCCTGTCCTACACGCTCAATGTTTTCTACGGCGCGTCCGACATCATGGTTTACCGCAACGCGGCGCCGGCGGAAATCGGCTCGGTGACCTCGACCAACTCGTTTTTGCGCGGCGCCTACCGGGGTGTCATGGCGCTGCTGATGGGACACCTCATCTCCCGGTCGGGAGGCTGTTATGATTATGTTTTCATACTGGCCGCCGCGCTGACCGTCGCCGGCCTCGTGCCGTTGTTTATTTATCGAAGACTGATGGCACAGCCTCCCCGAAAAGAATCATGA
- a CDS encoding SGNH/GDSL hydrolase family protein codes for MRPRPTPSLVLPLLAAILALAPCVARAGAGSAVLRDGDLVAPCGDSLTEQKHYTVFMETYLLACQPAANLRTMQFGMNGDTTWGFLSRLRKNTAPFAPDVATVLFGMNDGGYLPPGRLGDRAERYRESLRGIVGEFRAAGAREIIIASPTLVDPATFKRGDPVEYNQTLDLLAAIAREVAEREGARFADVHGAMKRVMEKAKAAKGAAYEVGGDDGVHPGANGHLVITHTLLKALGCDGRIGTLTWDCAARRAEATPGHRVLSVTDGTLEIESTRHPFCFIAAPPNKPPASRTILDVLPFNEELNSLILVVKNAPAPRMRVSWGEWSRVYTAGELARGVNLAADFLDNPFCESFARLTAAVREKQDYETDAVKIILSSLGTWEKYFPEEQASSALRREKVVKKSVEQQAAVRAALQPVRHTLQLESVRENGVMSRQN; via the coding sequence ATGCGCCCCCGTCCCACTCCGTCCCTCGTCCTCCCCCTGCTCGCCGCGATCCTCGCGCTCGCGCCCTGCGTCGCGCGTGCCGGCGCCGGGAGCGCCGTCCTCCGTGACGGCGACCTCGTCGCCCCCTGCGGAGACTCCCTCACCGAGCAAAAACACTACACCGTTTTCATGGAGACCTATCTGCTGGCCTGCCAGCCTGCGGCGAACCTCAGGACGATGCAGTTCGGCATGAACGGCGACACGACCTGGGGATTCCTGTCGCGGCTGCGGAAAAATACGGCGCCCTTTGCCCCGGATGTCGCGACCGTGCTCTTCGGCATGAACGACGGCGGCTACCTGCCGCCCGGCAGACTCGGCGACCGCGCTGAACGCTATCGCGAGTCGCTGCGCGGCATCGTCGGGGAATTCCGCGCCGCCGGCGCGCGCGAGATCATCATCGCCTCGCCGACCCTGGTAGACCCGGCGACCTTCAAGCGCGGCGACCCTGTTGAATACAACCAGACGCTCGACCTGCTCGCCGCCATCGCGCGCGAAGTCGCGGAGCGCGAGGGCGCGCGCTTCGCCGACGTGCACGGCGCGATGAAGCGCGTCATGGAAAAAGCCAAGGCGGCCAAGGGCGCCGCGTATGAGGTCGGCGGCGACGACGGCGTGCACCCCGGCGCGAACGGCCACCTCGTCATCACCCACACATTGCTCAAGGCGCTCGGCTGCGACGGGCGGATCGGCACGCTCACCTGGGACTGCGCGGCCCGCCGCGCCGAGGCGACGCCGGGGCACCGCGTGCTCTCCGTAACGGACGGGACGCTTGAAATCGAGTCCACGCGCCATCCGTTTTGCTTCATCGCCGCCCCGCCGAACAAACCGCCGGCGTCGCGCACCATCCTCGACGTGCTGCCGTTCAACGAGGAGCTGAACAGCCTCATCCTCGTCGTGAAAAACGCCCCCGCCCCGCGCATGCGCGTATCGTGGGGGGAGTGGTCGCGTGTTTACACCGCCGGCGAGCTGGCGCGAGGCGTCAACCTCGCCGCCGATTTTCTGGACAACCCCTTTTGCGAAAGCTTCGCCCGGCTCACCGCCGCCGTGCGCGAGAAGCAGGACTACGAGACCGACGCCGTGAAAATCATCCTCTCCTCGCTTGGCACATGGGAAAAGTATTTCCCCGAGGAGCAGGCGTCCTCCGCCCTTCGTCGCGAGAAAGTGGTGAAAAAATCCGTCGAACAACAAGCCGCCGTCCGCGCCGCCCTCCAGCCCGTGCGGCACACGTTACAGTTGGAGAGTGTGCGCGAAAATGGCGTCATGTCCCGGCAGAACTAA
- a CDS encoding uroporphyrinogen decarboxylase family protein: MKSTRGEDMRAALACKQPPSAVPVWELEFQAWDNVSGRHLVLGREFAALSSAEKEKTMHANAEIIISVCRRLHFAALTMPGCYWETAPGVPAYYWLPDGDREKQIAILKRLCESEGILTVVNRSSLVQMPGSADNYEEFCYMLMDRPEEMDAHAGRLLESAIETAKRLADAGHEAVLTASDIADNRGLFFSPAQMDRWFFPHLEKWASALKKLGLFSILHTDGNISAIVEKLAASPLDAVQALDPVAGMDIAEVKQKTQGRLCLCGNIESGLLMTGVPAAIYEKTRATLAACKAGGGYVLGASNACYPATPPENYAALLAAWQEHGQY, translated from the coding sequence ATGAAGAGCACCCGTGGAGAAGACATGCGCGCCGCGCTCGCCTGCAAGCAGCCGCCCTCGGCCGTGCCCGTGTGGGAGCTTGAGTTCCAGGCGTGGGACAACGTCTCGGGCCGGCACCTCGTGCTGGGCCGGGAATTCGCCGCCCTTTCCTCCGCCGAAAAAGAGAAAACCATGCACGCCAACGCGGAGATTATAATCTCCGTCTGCCGCCGCCTGCATTTCGCCGCGCTCACCATGCCCGGCTGCTATTGGGAAACAGCGCCCGGCGTTCCCGCCTATTACTGGCTGCCTGACGGTGATCGCGAAAAACAAATCGCCATATTAAAGCGCCTCTGCGAGTCCGAGGGCATTCTGACCGTCGTCAATCGCTCCTCGCTCGTCCAAATGCCCGGCAGCGCCGACAACTACGAGGAATTTTGTTACATGCTGATGGACCGCCCGGAAGAGATGGACGCGCATGCGGGCAGGTTATTGGAATCGGCCATCGAGACCGCGAAACGCCTGGCCGACGCCGGTCACGAGGCCGTGCTGACCGCCTCCGACATCGCCGACAATCGCGGTTTGTTTTTCAGCCCCGCGCAGATGGACCGGTGGTTTTTTCCGCATTTGGAAAAATGGGCGTCCGCGTTGAAAAAGCTCGGGCTGTTCAGTATCCTGCATACCGACGGAAACATTTCCGCCATTGTGGAAAAGCTCGCCGCCAGCCCGCTCGACGCCGTGCAGGCGCTGGATCCGGTCGCGGGCATGGATATTGCCGAAGTGAAACAAAAAACACAGGGCCGCCTCTGTCTTTGCGGCAATATAGAAAGCGGCCTCCTGATGACCGGCGTGCCCGCCGCCATTTACGAAAAAACCCGAGCCACGCTCGCGGCCTGCAAGGCAGGCGGCGGCTACGTCCTCGGCGCTTCCAACGCCTGCTATCCCGCCACTCCGCCAGAAAACTACGCCGCCCTGCTCGCCGCCTGGCAAGAGCACGGACAATATTAA
- a CDS encoding GH1 family beta-glucosidase translates to MKTALKTAFPENFVWGAATSAYQIEGAWDADGKGPSIWDAFTHEPGRIFEDQNADVACDHYHRWREDVALMRELGLGAYRFSLSWSRILPSGAGVANEKGMAFYDALIDALLEAGVTPWVTLYHWDLPLALQRKGGFLNRDIVEWFGDYAALVAGRFGDRVGHWMTFNEPPVIIGFGHQRGQNAPGLRLAFADCLLGAHHLLLAHGRGVQALRAGARIPARISIAHTSRERIPMEETLEHVEAARRDYFSCRQRNFWDLAWWADPVVFGRYPEEGLKAFAADLPPITDADMALISQPVDFLAYNCYSGWPVRAGAGGAPEDVPGAWGPGNPRGTRPWLSIVPEAPYWAARFQTERYKLPLVFTENGFNNIDFVHHDGGVHDPQRMDCASGYLRSIRRAINEGHPVQGYFHWSLLDNFEWSDGFSERFGLVHVDYRTQKRTPKDSFAWYAGVIRTNGASL, encoded by the coding sequence ATGAAAACGGCACTCAAAACAGCCTTTCCTGAAAACTTTGTCTGGGGCGCGGCCACCTCCGCCTATCAGATCGAGGGCGCGTGGGATGCCGACGGCAAGGGGCCGTCCATCTGGGATGCCTTCACGCACGAACCGGGCCGAATCTTCGAAGATCAGAATGCCGATGTTGCCTGCGACCATTACCATCGCTGGCGGGAAGACGTGGCGCTCATGCGGGAACTGGGGCTGGGCGCCTACCGGTTCTCGCTGTCATGGAGCCGCATCCTGCCCTCGGGCGCCGGCGTGGCAAATGAGAAGGGCATGGCCTTTTATGATGCGTTGATCGACGCGCTGCTTGAGGCGGGAGTGACGCCTTGGGTCACGCTGTATCATTGGGATTTGCCGCTGGCGTTGCAGAGAAAGGGCGGCTTTCTGAATCGCGACATCGTGGAATGGTTTGGCGACTATGCCGCGCTCGTGGCCGGACGTTTCGGCGACCGGGTCGGGCACTGGATGACCTTCAACGAGCCGCCCGTCATCATCGGTTTCGGGCATCAACGCGGGCAGAACGCACCCGGACTGCGCCTGGCGTTTGCCGACTGCCTGCTCGGGGCGCACCACTTGCTGCTGGCGCACGGGCGCGGCGTGCAGGCCTTGCGCGCGGGCGCGCGCATCCCCGCCAGAATCTCCATCGCGCATACCAGCCGGGAGCGTATCCCGATGGAGGAGACGCTGGAGCATGTCGAGGCGGCCCGGCGCGATTATTTTTCATGCAGGCAACGCAACTTCTGGGATCTGGCCTGGTGGGCCGACCCCGTGGTGTTCGGGCGCTACCCGGAGGAGGGACTGAAGGCTTTTGCCGCGGATTTGCCGCCGATCACGGACGCCGACATGGCGTTGATTTCGCAACCCGTGGATTTCCTCGCCTATAATTGCTATTCGGGCTGGCCGGTCCGCGCCGGCGCCGGCGGCGCACCCGAGGATGTTCCCGGCGCCTGGGGGCCGGGCAACCCCAGGGGAACTCGCCCGTGGCTGAGCATTGTCCCCGAAGCTCCCTATTGGGCCGCGCGTTTCCAGACGGAGCGCTACAAACTCCCATTGGTTTTCACGGAGAACGGCTTTAACAACATTGATTTCGTCCATCACGATGGGGGCGTGCATGACCCGCAAAGGATGGATTGCGCCTCCGGCTATCTCCGCTCCATCCGGCGCGCCATCAACGAGGGGCATCCGGTGCAGGGTTATTTTCATTGGTCCCTGCTCGACAATTTCGAATGGAGCGATGGGTTCAGCGAACGCTTCGGCCTTGTCCACGTCGATTATCGCACGCAAAAACGCACGCCCAAGGATTCATTCGCATGGTATGCCGGCGTCATCCGAACCAATGGGGCATCCCTTTGA
- a CDS encoding FAD-dependent oxidoreductase encodes MKSLKFIFLPRLVLVLLLSATFARAADGERVRHDLVVVGATPAGITAAIAAAREGRGVLVLERTNHIGGLPANGLGATDIVTRGATGGLFLEFTGRVRAHYAAAYGEKSGQVEISRDGYHFESSVAEKVLARMLAEHPAIEVRLMRQFDADPANVTLVNGRLAAIRVINRETGAVEEAAGRIFIDATYEGDLAAAAGAPYRVGREGRAEHGEALAGRLYKPWAAEPGPGSTGLADNAVQAYNYRLPLTKVPENRVPIRKPAAYNRDDYVSLIEDIRLNRDAAPVPPHPNRVSTIARILNIIELPNGKIDGNNHHACFISTDLPEENWPWPTSGWAWRDRFAVRLRDYTLGLLWFCQNDAELPEAFRADCSQWGLSRDEFADNGHFPRQVYVREGRRIMGEYLFTAADALPVAEGKRPPLHRDSITASHYALDSHPVRKREPGRGHLDGMFSQDTVPYTVPYGVIVPKGVDGLLVPVAVSATHVGLSTLRMEPCWMALGEAAGTAAHLSLAGETGLRNVSVNKIQDSLLRHGAVLVWFRDMKPSHPAWPVVQKLALRGAIEGWRVDADKPLDADTAAAWRGALGLGVASAPEITRGEYLGKLRDELGGAKD; translated from the coding sequence ATGAAATCCCTGAAATTCATTTTCCTTCCCCGGCTGGTGTTGGTGCTCCTGTTGTCCGCGACATTCGCGCGCGCGGCGGATGGCGAGCGCGTGCGGCACGACCTCGTCGTGGTGGGCGCGACGCCGGCCGGCATCACCGCGGCCATCGCGGCGGCGCGCGAAGGCCGCGGCGTGCTCGTGCTGGAACGCACCAACCACATCGGCGGTCTGCCCGCGAACGGCCTCGGCGCGACCGACATCGTCACGCGCGGCGCGACCGGCGGATTGTTTCTCGAATTCACGGGCCGTGTGCGCGCGCATTACGCCGCCGCCTACGGTGAGAAATCAGGGCAGGTGGAAATCAGCCGCGACGGGTATCACTTCGAATCTTCGGTCGCGGAAAAAGTGCTCGCCCGGATGCTCGCGGAGCATCCCGCCATCGAGGTGCGGCTGATGCGGCAGTTCGACGCCGACCCGGCGAATGTCACTCTCGTGAATGGCCGCCTCGCGGCCATCCGCGTGATCAACCGCGAGACCGGCGCGGTCGAGGAAGCCGCGGGCAGAATTTTCATTGATGCCACCTACGAGGGCGATCTCGCCGCCGCGGCGGGCGCGCCGTATCGCGTGGGACGCGAAGGCCGGGCCGAGCATGGCGAGGCGCTCGCGGGCCGCCTTTATAAACCCTGGGCCGCCGAACCCGGCCCCGGCTCCACCGGCCTCGCCGACAACGCCGTGCAAGCCTACAACTACCGCCTGCCATTGACCAAGGTGCCAGAAAACCGCGTGCCCATCCGCAAGCCCGCCGCGTATAATCGTGACGATTATGTCTCGCTCATCGAGGACATCCGCCTGAACCGCGACGCGGCGCCCGTGCCTCCGCATCCGAACCGCGTGAGCACGATCGCCCGCATCCTCAACATCATTGAGCTGCCCAATGGAAAAATCGACGGCAACAACCACCACGCCTGCTTCATCTCCACCGACCTGCCGGAGGAAAACTGGCCGTGGCCGACCTCCGGCTGGGCCTGGCGCGACCGTTTCGCCGTCCGCCTGCGCGACTACACGCTCGGACTGCTCTGGTTCTGCCAGAACGACGCGGAACTCCCGGAGGCGTTTCGCGCCGACTGCTCGCAGTGGGGGCTCTCGCGCGACGAGTTTGCCGACAACGGGCATTTCCCCCGCCAGGTGTATGTGCGCGAAGGCCGCCGCATCATGGGCGAGTATCTTTTCACCGCCGCCGACGCGCTGCCCGTCGCCGAGGGCAAACGCCCCCCGCTGCACCGCGACAGCATCACGGCCAGCCATTACGCGCTCGACTCGCACCCCGTGCGCAAACGCGAGCCGGGGCGCGGCCACCTCGACGGCATGTTCTCGCAGGACACCGTGCCCTACACCGTGCCGTATGGCGTCATCGTGCCGAAGGGCGTGGACGGCCTGCTCGTCCCGGTCGCCGTCTCCGCCACGCATGTCGGCCTGAGCACGCTGCGCATGGAGCCGTGCTGGATGGCGCTCGGCGAGGCCGCCGGGACCGCCGCCCACCTTTCGCTCGCCGGGGAAACGGGATTGAGAAATGTATCCGTAAATAAAATACAGGATTCGCTCCTGCGCCACGGCGCGGTGCTGGTCTGGTTTCGCGACATGAAACCCTCGCATCCGGCGTGGCCCGTCGTGCAAAAGCTCGCCCTGCGCGGAGCCATTGAGGGCTGGCGGGTGGACGCGGACAAGCCGCTCGATGCGGACACCGCCGCCGCCTGGCGCGGGGCGCTCGGCCTGGGCGTGGCCTCCGCGCCGGAAATCACTCGCGGCGAATACCTGGGAAAACTTCGGGACGAACTCGGCGGCGCGAAAGACTGA